From Salarias fasciatus chromosome 12, fSalaFa1.1, whole genome shotgun sequence, the proteins below share one genomic window:
- the prodhb gene encoding proline dehydrogenase 1, mitochondrial, with amino-acid sequence MFQVRGAAALTRSGADIHFRRLLSSRRLRSTSASPATTRTERRDDAGIRGGAWGAAGRTESHGHPGTTNEISVDFEQTQEAYKSKDSLELLRSLVVFKLCSYDFLVDRNKEIMDLGKKVLGQKVFDQFMKMTFYGQFVAGEDHRSIKPLIQKNQAFGVGSVLDYSVEEDISEEKETDLQNASFAETESIGVSHREGKHKVHKQSGDRGGGATEARTYFHSDEAKCDRHMETFIKCIKASGGASADGFAAIKLTALGRPQFLLQFSEVLLKWQRFFTFLSAQQGKDGMEALDQRLELAQLQEFLTKLGAKGDFHGWFTGKSEESVECIDMLDWNSLIDDRTKISDLLVVPNIELGELEPLLKQFTVEEEDQMKRVLQRVDVLAKLAQENGVRLMVDAEQTYFQPAISRLTLEMQRVYNRETPVIFNTYQCYLKEAYSSVTMDVELSRREGWHFAAKLVRGAYMYQERDRAKEFGYEDPINPNYETTNWMYHRCLDYVLDEIALNRKANVMVASHNEDTVKHTLMRMKELGLSPTENKVFFGQLLGMCDQISFPLGQAGFPVYKYVPYGPVNEVMPYLSRRAQENRGFMKGVQKERELLWKELKRRLASGDLLYRPAY; translated from the exons ATGTTCCAGGTCCGCGGCGCCGCGGCCCTGACGCGTTCAGGGGCGGACATTCACTTCAGACGGCTGCTCTCCTCCCGGAGGCTCCGCTCCACGTCCGCCTCACCGGCGACGACCCGCACCGAGCGGCGGGACGATGCGGGAATCCGCGGCGGGGCTTGGGGTGCGGCGGGGCGGACGGAGTCTCACGGACACCCCGGCACCACTAATGAGATCTCCGTGGACTTCGAGCAGACCCAGGAAGCTTACAAGAGCAAAGACTCATTAGAGCTGCTCAGAAGTTTGGTGGTTTTCAAACTTTGTTCTTATGACTTCCTGGTTGACAGGAATAAAGAG aTAATGGATCTTGGGAAGAAGGTCCTCGGCCAGAAAGTTTTCGACCAGTTCATGAAGATGACGTTCTACGGCCAGTTCGTGGCTGGAGAAGACCACAGGTCCATCAAACCGCTCATCCAGAAGAACCAGGCGTTCGGCGTCGGCTCTGTCCTGGACTACAGCGTGGAGGAAGACATCAGTGAAGAGAAAGAGACGGA CTTGCAGAACGCATCCtttgcagagacagagagcataG GCGTGAGCCACAGAGAGGGAAAACATAAAGTGCACAAACAATCCGGGGACCGAGGTGGGGGAGCGACTGAAGCTCGCACGTATTTCCACTCAGACGAGGCCAAATGTGACCGGCACATGGAAACCTTTATCAAATGCATCAAAGCATCTG GTGGGGCTTCAGCGGACGGCTTCGCCGCCATCAAGCTGACTGCGCTGGGACGACCTCAGTTTCTG CTCCAGTTCTCAGAGGTGCTGCTGAAATGGCAGCGATTTTTCACCTTTCTGTCAGCACAGCAGGGGAAAGATGGCATGGAGGCCTTAGACCAGAGGCTGGAGCTCGCACAACTGCAG GAGTTTTTGACCAAACTGGGTGCAAAAGGAGATTTCCACGGCTGGTTTACTGGAAAGAGTGAAGAATCTGTGGA aTGCATTGACATGCTCGACTGGAACAGCCTGATAGATGACAGAACAAAGATATCGGATTTGCTTGTTGTTCCAAACATTGAG CTTGGTGAGCTGGAGCCTCTGCTGAAGCAGTTCACCGTGGAGGAAGAGGATCAAATGAAGAGAGTGTTGCAGCGCGTCGATGTCTTGGCAAAG CTCGCCCAGGAGAACGGCGTCCGTCTGATGGTGGATGCGGAGCAAACCTATTTCCAGCCGGCCATCAGCAGGCTGACGCTGGAAATGCAGAGAGTTTACAACCGAGAGACGCCCGTCATCTTCAACACCTATCAGTGCTACCTAAAG GAAGCTTACAGCAGTGTGACGATGGATGTGGAACTGTCTCGACGGGAGGGCTGGCACTTCGCGGCCAAGCTGGTGCGCGGGGCCTACATGTATCAGGAGCGCGACCGGGCAAAAGAGTTTGGATACGAAGATCCCATTAACCCCAACTATGAGACCACCAACTGGATGTATCATAG GTGCCTGGACTACGTTCTGGATGAGATTGCTCTCAACCGAAAGGCGAATGTGATGGTGGCTTCCCATAATGAAGACACCGTTAAACACACGTTAATGAG GATGAAAGAGCTTGGCCTCTCACCAACAGAGAACAAAGTGTTCTTTGGTCAACTCCTGGGCATGTGTGATCAGATCAGCTTCCCCCTGG GCCAGGCGGGCTTCCCCGTCTATAAGTACGTCCCGTACGGGCCGGTGAACGAGGTCATGCCGTACCTGTCCCGGCGGGCGCAGGAGAACCGAGGCTTCATGAAGGGCGTCCAGAAGGAGAGGGAGCTGCtgtggaaggagctgaaacgCAGACTTGCCTCCGGGGACCTCCTCTACAGACCTGCGtactga